The genomic stretch TAGTTCacttaacaataaatatttttctccaattaccagcatttacttGTTATTTTCACTGCGGCATTATTTCCTACCATTTCATCCAATCACTACTAATGCCACATTTCagaagtaattattattacaccTATTATTAAAGATAGCATGGGTTAACTGCATATTCACCTACAGTTATTCACTATTTCCTTTGATTATAATGACACATGTGGGAGGGTCAAATAGGGTGAATACGGGACCTATGGAACGTTGGCTGCCCTTCCTTAACAACAGCAACACCAtttaaatttcagaaaatttgtttttaatgacCATGCACTGGGTTCAAATACACTGCAACCAAATGGAGATTAACTAAATCTCACCTTCCAATATTAGAGCCAGTGTTGAGACCCGCTCTCCCAAGCTACACAGTTTACTCCAATTCACTCGCCCCACCCCTTCCATCCGTGACATTTTTTTATGGGCCTACCCCCCAAGGTTCGTTAGGTTCTATGATGCACGTATTTCTCGTTACTATTGGTAACAATGGAAAGTATTAGACACCTGCTTCTTGGGAGCATTTTCCATGTCTCCTGGtgattgaaataaataatatacGTATCGCCAATGACTCATTCATTGCATGCAATTAAACAGAAGTGCTTGGATTCTCTTAAggttgtttttatttaaaacgCATTAACTGTTAAGGAAACACACCCTCAAGTTTCCACGGCTTTTGTTGctaacataattatttttcgCATTTCTAGCGACACCAACAAGGGCACCAGATTACGTATTCCTTCGAGAGGACTCCGACAGATTTTGGTCTTACAAACCTGGTTTGGGCCTAGTCACGAGCATCGATACAGCTGGCGCCATAATCCAAGATCCAAGGGTTGCTACCATGGGCGCCTTCACTGGGGTTTCACAGTTCTTGCGAACGAATAAACTAACGATTGATATTGGTGGTGATATGATATGCCCTTTTTAAAAGGCTTAATGACCTTAACTAAACGGCTTGACTAAAAGTTCGCTGTAATATGAGAAGCAAAATTCCTTTATATTAGCAGAAGCATTAAAAAGAGGTATGAGCAGAAATGTTATAATTTGAAGGCAATATTTATCCTGGAGTGGAGTATGACTAATAAAGCCTGTTATATACCTGCAAATAGTTTCTCGTCCGTTATTTTAATGATTCatatatttttaacattttatcaAATGCTATCAGCGTAGACCAATGTGGAAAGCGACTGTTTGCAGTCCCTCAGGAGTGTCGCGCGAGGCTTTACGGTTATTTCGCCTTGCTTACTTAGCTCCAGAAAATAGGGGCGAAACGACTTGGGGGCGAAATGACTGGTTACCCGCGCATGCGAGCTCATCGACAGaagctaacaaaaaataaaatggtcaAGTGAGGAGCAACTGGGAAAACACGAGATAAAAGACAATTCCAGTAAAGCTCagctcaatttttttaaagaaaattgctcTCTTCAGTCCTGCTAATTTTCCACTTGACTGACTGAAAAGGGACTGCACCCAGTACAGCACTATTGAATTTGAGGGGTTGTTTCTGTGAGAGTTTTAACTAATCATAGGCCATgcattttcacgatgacgacatttggctgcaactaccagaattcatttcgttgttttgctttcttattgAAATTTGTCAACACAGCTGAGGTTTTAACAACGATAGcactaattttcacaagaaaacaatgaaacaaagGATTCTGATACGGTGGAACATCTCCTCTATTCAAGGGACGCCTCCATTTAGGGGGTACAAAATTTGGCccggaaaaaaatattcacatcATCTCTGTATTCgttacctctattgaagggacacctctatttcAGGGGGAAGGGAAACCTTTTCTGGGTCCCGGAACTTGGTGAAG from Porites lutea chromosome 1, jaPorLute2.1, whole genome shotgun sequence encodes the following:
- the LOC140935037 gene encoding uncharacterized protein; the protein is MPGFASGIDLLAFPAVTLANIQNAALADGMVLGAGAAVPPPPAAVIAPPANENHLVLIRYRPATPTRAPDYVFLREDSDRFWSYKPGLGLVTSIDTAGAIIQDPRVATMGAFTGVSQFLRTNKLTIDIGGDMICPF